The following is a genomic window from Neodiprion virginianus isolate iyNeoVirg1 chromosome 1, iyNeoVirg1.1, whole genome shotgun sequence.
TCCGTAATTGTGAAGATAGCCGTAGTACTCGACGTGGGGTGAATCCATCGAGGGTTCCATCATGGAACCGAGCATGTCGATTCCCTCGGTATCGTTGAGAGCTATGATTATGCCATTTTTGCTGAAAACGAAGCCATGAGCGATGGCCTGCTGGATGCGCCTGACGTAGTCCTTCATCTGGCGAACTTTGATATGTTCCACGTCCTGGAAAGCAAAGTTGTCCGGTCTCGAGGGGAACTCTCCACCCACTCGATAGGTGGTCTGGGGGTGGAATCCGTCGACGATTACGTCGTCAAAGGACAGAGGCTCGACGAACGGTAGCTCGTTGGAAAGACGCTCGAGGTCGAAGCGGGCGATTAGTTGGTGGTGCATGTAGTAGAAGAGTTCGCCCTTGCGGTCCTTTTGCAGTCCGTAATCAGCGCTGCGCCACCAGAACGGGAAATCCATGTGCCAGTGAGCGTGGTGGGAGTTCATGCCAACGTCTTCGCCGAGGTAGGCGACCCTCTGTTCCGGATTTTTAACCGTTCCGGTGAAATTCATGCGGATTACCGCGTCCTGTTGACGCATCTTTGCGCGGTAGGCTTCGTGGATTACCTGGAACAAAAGGGGGGTGGTGAGTCCACGCGACCGTACCTTCGGGATTTCGTTCCTCGTGTCTTCTCTTCAAGCTTACTTGAGAGTTGACGAAGAGATGAGGGTAGGTCTCGTAGGCCGGAGGGAGGATGATTCCCCTACAGTCGTGACGATGAAGGACCGCCACGCTCAGGGCGTAGACGAAGATACCTTCGTTGACGCGATCTCGAGCCCAGCACGCCGTCGCCAGGAAGGATTCCCAGTTTTTGGCGAAGTAAAGAGCCTCGAATAGGACTATCATTTCGGCACGATGAGCGTCGTTGAACAGcgtgaaaatttcaccgcGAGGTAGAAACTTCTTTGTCTTGAAGATCTTCATTAAAGAGTGAACAGGGGACGCATCCTTGAAGGAGAGTTCCTCGAGTCCTGCCACGAACTTGTCGCCGAGTTCTATTTGATGCTTGAATCTGTTTGGCTCGTGAACTTTGCTCAGGAGACGGAGAATCTCCTTCTGTTTCAACAGAAACTCTCTTTCCGCTAATTGAAAATCAAGACAGCCCGTCAGTTTTATGCAGGATTAGCTACACTGATCAGCATTTCTTAccaataataatcaataaccGTTAACGAATGGCCGGAATTTGTTAAAATCAGAGCGAAAATATCCGTGACCACGAGAAATTCAAAGTTGACATCATCGATCGATAGCAGAAACAAATTACCTTCTATTTATTGTTTCGATATAACGTGCTCAACTTGTACTCAAACAATGTGAAACAAGATTGAATCGAATGAATTGAGGATgctggaagaaaatttttaccgaacaCTCTTTGGGCATTGAAGAACCAACAACTGACTGTGTAAACGTTCTTATGTTTACCCTCTTTATTTACGATGGCCACTGCACAACGAGGGAGCAATACAGTAAAGTTCGATTTACAAGCACAGATGTATTAGCACGTGGGCTGTACAGTCAAGTTGCCACGGGACAATGGAAATTGTAGTAAATGAAGGTAGGTATGTTCCTCGAATACCGCTAATACATTTGGGGATTGTTACATCCGCAAGAACTGCTGCACTTCCAACGAgtttgtttcaaattcaatcCGTTATAAAACAACCTCTTCCCACGTACAGTTAAAGTTTCGTCAATAATTTCGTACCGGCGAACAGTTAGTCGATTCCGATTTCATGGAAAGCAAAAGTGTTCTCGACAATTGCTATCTATCAGATTTACGACTCCACAAGTTCTTCCCGAGATCAAACAAATTTACTATCTTACCACGtgaagagaaattgagaaatttcgTCGATTCGAAAAACTTACCTGGAACGGCGATGACAGCAGCAAGCGCAGCCCCCAGAAGGGCAACCACGACGAATGCTCTCATTGCTGAGTTAAGAAACTATCACACGTAGGGTAACCCGTATATCGACGAGTTTGGCTCATCCTCGACAGCCCTCGACTTATATAGCTAGAAACGTGAGGCAGAGATCGGACCTAGTAGCGTGAAACACGGGCCACGTCGTGTGAATCGTGTTTCCTAGGGCCGTGCGCATCGTCGCTAAAGCGATATTGTGATGCAGTATCGGAGTTTACGTATGTCGAGTACGGTCAGATAAATTCTGGATCAAGAATAGACGTGGAAAGTTTCG
Proteins encoded in this region:
- the LOC124301309 gene encoding hemocyanin A chain-like — protein: MRAFVVVALLGAALAAVIAVPAEREFLLKQKEILRLLSKVHEPNRFKHQIELGDKFVAGLEELSFKDASPVHSLMKIFKTKKFLPRGEIFTLFNDAHRAEMIVLFEALYFAKNWESFLATACWARDRVNEGIFVYALSVAVLHRHDCRGIILPPAYETYPHLFVNSQVIHEAYRAKMRQQDAVIRMNFTGTVKNPEQRVAYLGEDVGMNSHHAHWHMDFPFWWRSADYGLQKDRKGELFYYMHHQLIARFDLERLSNELPFVEPLSFDDVIVDGFHPQTTYRVGGEFPSRPDNFAFQDVEHIKVRQMKDYVRRIQQAIAHGFVFSKNGIIIALNDTEGIDMLGSMMEPSMDSPHVEYYGYLHNYGHIMLGQITDPKGKFNLPPGVMEHFETATRDPAFFRLHKYIDNIFKEHKDSLPMYTKKELDFPNVQITKVDIDNLETYFENFDVDLLNALDDTVELDDVSIKARVTRMNHAPFTYDIKVKSDKSHTAAVRIFLGPKYDWFGQEIDIEQKRMYMIELDKFTAKLESGENTILRKSSESSVTIPDQISTKKLWDRVEAGIQGAATVEVDKDHRHCGYPDRLLLPKGKPEGMPFTLYVILTDFDQEKVNDVAADYSYGGSISYCGAMHGHKYPDNRPMGFPFDRKIESPDVFFTPNMFSRDVTITFKG